DNA sequence from the Aphelocoma coerulescens isolate FSJ_1873_10779 unplaced genomic scaffold, UR_Acoe_1.0 HiC_scaffold_77, whole genome shotgun sequence genome:
TACACCCATGGCTCTCCTCACTGTGTCCTTCCAAGCTCTGAGCTGCCCTCCTGGGTGCAaatctgtgccagagcctctcGGCGTGCCCTGAATGTCCCCCGGGGAAGTGCAGAGATGCCACAGCTGAGGAAATGCTGCTGGGTTTGCCAAGGGCAGCGTGAGTGTCCCTGGCAGAAGGGGGTGCTGAGACCTTGCTCAGAGACCTTTAGAGAGGGTGAGACATTCAGGGATCCCTGTGCTCTGGGCAGGGTCTGGTTTATGCCAGGGTGAGCCGGGAGTGTGATTGTGCTCTGACTGCAGCCAAAGGGGCAAGCCTAGGGCAGTTGGGAACAAGCCCATGCAGCCCCTCAGCTtgccctgagccacagggaaTCCTTTGCCTCTCACCTCTCTCAGTGGCAAAGGTGGAGTGCAGCAGAAATGCTGGGGATTTCTGACCTCAGAGAAGCAGGAATGATGTGTGGGTAGGAAAACCTTTCCTAAAACtcgctcctgccatccctgtccTGTGGAACTGAGAGTAAAACTGCTACCAAGCCTTTCTAGGAGGGAGTCCACTGACAAATCCTGACTCTCCAGCCTTGTCCCTCTGCCACACGGCCACAAACCCagggcagtggggcagggatggcTCCTCGACAGCCCCCAGGCACaggcctggctgctcctggcacacTCAGACAGCACAAGTGGAGCTCAGGCAGGCAACTGGGTGAAGGTTTTCCCAGAGAAGGAACAAAGGTGGGGCAGTCCCAGTGGCACAGTCTGCAGGGAATGGCGCAGGTTTGGCTCCAAGCAGCCTGTCCTGACTTGTCACTGTCCTTTCTCCATGAACAGGTGCCCATGGCCAGACACagcaatgtccaacagcagctccatcagccacttcctcctgctgccattggcagacacatggcagctgcagctcctgcacttctgcctcttcctgggcatctccctggctgccctcctggccaacggcctcatcatcagcgccggagcctgcggccagcacctgcacagccccatgttcttcttcctgctcagcctggccctcaccgacctgggctccatctgcaccactgtccccaaagccatgcacaattccctctggggcaccaggcacatctcctacacaggatgtgctgctcaggtgtttctgATTGTCTTCTTTCTTGGAACACAGGATTTCCTCCTCACCctcatgtgctacgaccgctatGTGTCCATCTGTaaagccctgggcagcaggccttgtgcccacatggcagcagcgtCCTGGGCCAGTGGCtttctcactgctctgctgcacacggccaatacattttctctgcccctgtgccaggacaacgccctgggccagttcttctgtgaaatcccacacatcctcaggCTCTCCTGCTCCGACACATACCTGAGGGAATTTGGGCTTCTTGCTTTTagtacttttccttttttgggttgttttgtgttcatgcttttctcctatgtgcagatcttcagggccatgctgaggatcccctctgagcagggccggcacaaagccttttgcacgtgtctccctcacctggccgtggtctctctgtttctcagcacTGGCACATTTGCtcacctgaagcccccctccatctcgtccccatccctggatgtggtggtgtcagttctgtactcggtggtgcctccagccctgaaccccctcatctacagcctgaggaaccaggagctcaaggatgccctgaggaaaatgatgactgtCTCTTTTCAGAAGCAATAAACTCTACTTTTCTGCTCCAGAACATTCAGAATGCAACTCTTTACAATCTccgcttttttttcctatttgtccattttttcattggtgccttcttttcttctttttctagtGTTATGCTGTTTTTTATAAAATCCTGTAGTACTGCTCTTAGCATTTCTAGATGAACGTCTGCCTTTCTTTGGAAACACAAAGACTTTCAGGAGGCTTCTTCCCAGTGCATTTGAATCAAAAGGAGTGTCTGCCCTGACTTGTGTGTCCAAGGTTtgttcctcagcccttctctggctctgcaggggcagtgcctgtgggcacagctggagggaagagactcccagcacagcagcacagccagggacaatggcccagcctcttcccacctctgctcttcccagcccatggaACCCAGAGTCAATTGTGACAAAGTGGGGCCTCTTCAGACAGAGATGGTGTGCAAACAGTGCCACCACTCAGGGAACCCagtgtccattgtgacacagtgggaccTCATGGAAGCTAGAACATCTTTATGATGcaatggaatctcatggaatcaagggCAGTTGTTATAGagaggggcctcatggaacaCAATGGCCACAAAAACATTGCCAGGCCCAGTAGAAAGAAGGCGCCTGGGGAGGGCACTTGGAAACTGTCTCTTGTagcagactctgggtctgcTGCATCACTTTGCATCACGTGCAGTCCTGTGGAGCAAGGCCTCAGGAATAAATTTTGGGAGCACTTTGGGAGGTCTTTGATGGATTATGacaccccctcagctgcctctcatgtGAATATCCCGTGGATATGGCCTTTCCAGTGTTGGAGGTTtcccagctgggccagtttgtgtaagggaggatgggtgttcagtgcctctgaccagaggtggCACCACAGACCTGAAACCTCCTTGTCCCCCCTCAGTGGCaggggagtctgtgtaaacctgtgTAGGCCCTCTGTGGACTGTGGTCtcctccaccccaaacccagccagcCATGATTTTGTGCTCTTTGGTTTTCTTGTGGATGTGTTCTTTTCCCTCAGCCTTGATTACTTCTGCCTAGAACCTGAGATGATTGCACAGTAGTGTCCCCTTTCTCTTAGCTCTGTGACTGAACTCCCAGTCCAAAGTGCCAGTCAGGCATCTTCAAGGAGGGCTGGGCTTCTGTGGCTGTAGCTTCTTGATACAGTTTTTGCTAGAATGGGCAAAACTCCTTCATAACAATGTTTAAGGTATGAACCATTTCAGTCCCTGACAGCTTTATGCCTTggctccatgaggttccataACCTCACTATGGACTCAGTCTCAAGCTGCATTAGGCCCTGCTCTGTCCCACTGGATGCTTaattccatgaggttccatttgGTGGCTGTGGTCTCCTGGTTCCATGAGGCTCCAATGTGACATGTTGGAGCCTTGTTCCAGGAGATTCCATAGAGTCACAATGGACTCCTGTGTTCACATAGGCCCCACGGTGTCACCTCAgagccttggttccatgagtgGCAGAACCCACATTTTGGCATTCTTGCAGTTTGTCCAGGAACTGTACAAACGACTCTGCCAGACCCTGTAGGATCTTAGCAAAAGACACGTTAGCATCAATACCCGTCCCCGGGAGTTGCCGCAGGGCTTGCCGGGCTAGGCGGGTGATGATATCATAGACGTCACACAGATAGCCTGTCTGCGCTGTAGGGACTGCGTACGGACCCTCTCCGGTCAGCTGTGCGGCAACGATGGGTGGATTTCTGTCTCGCAGCACTTCCGCCTGGGTAGTACACAGCTCACGGTAGTCGGTGAGCCAGCCTGCAAACTGCGCCAATGTCAAAATCATTCTCATTATGCTTTTGCAGTCATTAGGTACGAGGACGTACACGGTACTTATGGACTCCAGGTAAGTTAGGACATCACAGAAGGATACGCCGCTTTCCTTTACTAGCATCCTCAGTTCTTTGATTATAATCTAGTTCCCTGTAGGCCGGGCGTTGCTTCGGCGCATATATAACCGGACAGGCAGTAACGACCGCCAGGTCGTTCTCCTCCATCGCGGCTTCCCTACACTTCCGCCAGTGCTGGGTTACAATGTCATCATTCTGGGCAGGAAGGGAGTCCGATGCTTGCTTGCGGTCTGGGACTTCCGTGCCAAGGGGGCCAACTgtgtagggattttttttatcatgtaAATCAATCCCGTAGGGGATGGGAGAATCTCGGGGTAGCCGGATGCATTGGATACAGGTTCTGGTGGCACTGAGGGCTCAGGGGAATCAGCTTCTGAAGCCGCGTAATGGCCAACATCCATTCGACTTCACTTAAAGACCGCCATGATCGTTCCCCATGTAGCGAGGTGCCTGCAAGCTTTGGCATCGCTGTCCCTGGCGATATCAAAAAGTCTCTGCCCTACCACTTGCCAGGCTTCTGATTGAAGGGGCCCACTGAAGGGAAAATCTCTAACCTGATCGGACAACCAGTCCAGCAGGGTGCTTAATTTCACATCAGCAATATCAGTAGTTTGCCGATGTAAGAGCCGCCATACAGGTCCAATCTCCTTCTTTTTTCCAGGGATATTCACTCAGCCGACTCTCTTCTCACTcgcagctgcctctcacccttCACCCAACTTCCAACCGCCCAGCCCGCAGCGGGGCCTTTCCCACAGGGCCTTCTGCTGAGCATAAGCTTCAATCACTTTAACAAATGTAATCCCATATTCCACAACTGTGGTCTCTTGGGTTCCATGAGGCTCCGTTGAGTCACAGTAGAGCCCTGGTTCCATTGGGTTCCAGAACTCCACTGTGGTCTCTTTTATTCCAACAGGCCTCACTGTGTCAAATCAgagccttgcttccatgaggttccaagACCTCACTGTGGTCTCCTGAGCTGTGTTATGCCCTGCTGAAACATattggaggcttggttccatgggaTTCCACAGCCTCAGAATGGTCTCCTGTGTTCGTGAGGCCCTGGTTCGTTGCTATATAGCCTTGGTTCCAGGACTTTCCATAACCTCACTATGGACTATTGGGTTCCATGAGGACCCGCTGTGTCCCACCACAGCCTTGGTTCCGTGAGGTTCTATACAGTGGTTATGGTATCCTGGGTTCCGTGAGGCCACACTGTGTCATTTTAAGGCTTTTTTCCATGAGGTTCCAGAACCTCACTGTGGTCTCCTGAGCTGCATTAGGCCCTGGTGTGTCATAGTGGAGCCATGGTTGCATGAGGTTCCATAACCTTTCTCTGGTCCCTTGGGTTCCATGAGGCTCCTCTGTGTCACACTGGACCCTTGGATCAATGGGGCTCCATACCCTCACTATGGTCTCCTGTGTTCCATCAGGCCCCACTAGGAGACATTCTGAGTCACCCTGTCCCCCACAGGTGCCCCCACAGGCTCaggtgggggaagggaagggcaccATGAGCATGGTGCGACGGCCAGGGTAATCCCAGAGGCCCATGCAGCCAGGTACCCATCTGTCCACAAaccctcctgtgccccccactCCACAACCCACGTGGGCTATTCCAAGGTACCCCCCACTCTGACATCCCTTCCACCCTGTCCAGATGTCCCTGACACCTGCAGCCATGtgtgggagggagcagaggcacATGGAGCTGGGAACATGGCCATCGTGGCACAGCGACCTCATCCACCCCGTTCCCCACCTCTGTGTGTCCTCTGAGCCCCTGGGGATCTCCAGTCCATGGACCTCCTCAGCCTCCTGGGGTCCACAACCATCCCTagaggtccctgtccccctggagGTCCCCAGCCCCTGTAGGTCCCCACCCATACCAGCACCAGCCATGTGGGTTCCATTGCACGCGCTCCAGGGTGACATCTCCTGCCACCCTGAGAGCCCTGCCCGAGGACAGGATGTTTCCACTTTCCACGGCGATTTCTGTTGGTTCACCGTGATttgcagggacatggggatggcagggacagaggggacagcagggacatcagggacagtggggacaccgATGCCCCCAGAAGCACAGCTGTGCCTGCCATGGGGAGCTGAGCTGCCACTGCTGGGGGTCTCACCTTGTACTGGCCCTCGTGGGGCTCGATCAAAATGTGCAACTCTCTCTCCTTCCATCTGAAGTGACAGTCCCCAGTCTTCTCCTCTTGTCCCCAGGGTCATGCAAGTGGCATCCAGCCCCTCGGTGACACGAAATGACAGCTGGAGGAGTTGTTGTGACACACGGCAGAGCAGAGACACCCAGAACCTGCAGCAACAGCACCCATGGGTGGGGGGTTCCAGCACCCCCACAGGCCACGGAGGGGCCCCCAATGCACCCCCACACCACAGGGGTCGGGGAACCTCGGACACAaccccccagcctgggcacagcccagcccagcccctctcctcccacccactgagtcctgtcccctcctgggaCCCTCACAGTGCCCAGTTTTAGGACACCCCATGGTCttcctgcccctgtccccaatGAATCTTTGCCCATTCCCCAGAGCCCCTGAGCAGCTTTGGGGTGATGGCTGGGGACAGAGACAGAGTGGAAACGGTGGCCGAGAGGTCACGGCAGCCCCCCACACACATTCCCTTGGCCAGGTACAGCTCTCCCAACCCCCTATGGCCCCTCAGCTCCAGACAGCAACCACCATCTATGGAGCTCCTCCTCAGTGCCATGGAGAGTCTCAaggccacccccagccccacagggtaCACCCTTGTCCCCATCAGATCCAACACCACCTCCAAAGTGACCGCTCCTGGGCACAgagagggctgtgctgccctgcagctccctgcaaaCCACAGTGGTGTCTTCGAGGCCACAACCCGAGTCTCAGACAGTTTCCCACTCTTTATGTCTGGAGCTGACCAAGAAATGCCCCATGGTGGGGTGCCCCTTTCCTGCAGTCACCGCAACGGCAAACTGAGCCCTCGCTGAGGCTTTCCCCAGGAGAAGCAGCATTTGTTCCCCCACAGGGCAGCCTGTTCTTTTGGGGGGCAGTGGGCACAGGGGCAACAGCAGCCCCGAAGGAAGCGGGATTGCCTGCGGAACAGCCTGACGCCAAACAGActtcagtgtcacaaaggcagaggagagggggtccctgggaggcAAAGCCCAGCAGATCTGATTTTCCTGGCAGGTTTCATCTGGGAACAGTCCTTGGATACACAGAAATTTGGAAAAGGAATCtcaattttggccatgggcacctggaggagaaggacggATCTgttccataggaaggaaagcacggagccccagagctccaggggcagatgagaagcGACTCTCAACATTCCAAGATCAGCTGGAGCTGTCAGGTGGCCACCAGGAGGCCAAGCcagccagagctgttccagGTTCCCTTGCTTCCACGGGGCACCTCAGTGTCACAAAAATGTCCTTGGCTCCACGGggcccagcagtgtcacaatggaccctgtgattccatgaagaCCTACAGGagcacaatggtctccttggatCCATGGGGCCTCTCAGAATCACACTGGCCCCTTGCTTCCatggggcccagcagtgccccgATGATCCCCTTGGATCCAATTCCAAAATTGTAGGGCTCCTaagcaaaaatgcaggaaaGGGAGGAACAGGTCTTTACTATAAAATACAGAGAGAGCACAACAGAACAAACAACACCACGGGAACAGAAGTTTCCCACCTGCCAAGCACAAACCATCATGGGATACTGCATCCCTGACTCAGCCCCAAGACTGTCCTGAAaaccagccctggctgggggaggccccagcccccagacccatttgctgaggccaggtttgcacccccatcccccaaccaagggggcaggaggagagttTGGGGGATGTGAGGTACACCCTGCCCAGGGGGAGTGAACACCACCCCCCTTACCCAGACTGGCTCCGCTGTGAAACCCCCACCCCGGGAAGGCCACACACACAGGGGACAGTGTCACACTcgcccctccccaggggaggtctctgtccctgtcactccctTGATCTCCccccttttctctttcacaggCTGGGGACGTTTGCCAAATATGAgaatcatttttttctttatccctGTCACCTCTGTGACAGCTACACAGAGTTTATCCTTCCTTTAAATCATCTGTATTGGGCCGaactttcacttttcttttacaggaacctgccagcagctgagctggagctgtgcggGAACCGCTGGACCTTTGAATTGCCACCATAACTGCTTGTGCTGTTGGTTCATTCATGGTTGGAGTTTGTTTGCGTTTTCATCACAAGTGACTTGTGGGAAGAGCAAACATTCCTCCAAGCATTTTCGGTAAAGTTTGATTTCTACCAAGTTTATTTTGTCCGGTGCCCAGGGGATGCTCAAGGGATCTCTGTGCCACTCtccctgggggatgctgggaaggggcttggtggggttgtccctgtccctctcactccAGGGCATTCCCAaggcagtgtccctgtccctttcaGCCTTGGGGATGCTCGGGCATCTCCATCCCTCTTGCCCCAGGGAATGCTTGTGCGGGACTGGGGACCAAGGGCTCTGTGTCCCTCACACTGCTGAGTGTGCTCAGGTGCTCTCTGACCTTCTCATACCTGGGGAGGCCGGGGGAGTCTCTGTCCTTCTCACCCCTGGGGTGACCCAGCCCAAGCACCATTGGGGTGAGAGCGAcacagacacccccaaacccacacaaGCACCTCCCAAAAATCTCAAGGGGAGAAGGACAGAGACCCCCACCAGGCACTGAGTGgggtgagagggacagagaccaTCCCCAGTCCTGAATCATTTCCAGACAAGAGAGGCTTGGAGACCGCCCCGGGACTCCCCAGGtaggagagggacagagaaacTAAATTTGGGGGGCAGCTGGGTGGTCCAAGATCCGGGTGCTGCCACGCTGCTCCTGCATTCCACATGAGCATTCCAGGAAGGCAGCCCTGAATGTGACCCTTGGGGGTCTGGGATCAGCCTTCATATCCCTGGGGGAGCAGAGACAGAGAGGACGAGACACTTTCCCCCTCTTATTCCTGTGGAAGGGTGAACCCCAGCtgcccttttcttctgctgcctcCTCATCTCCTCGGCTGAGGATGTCAAACtccccaggagcaggaagaagccCATTCCGGGTTTCCTTGTGTCTGCAGCCTGGAACATCCACTCCCATCAGAGCACTTTGTGAAAGCCCTGCTGAATGACAGCAGGAGGAGGTTTGTGAGAAAGGCAGGAAATTGTATTTTGATAGGAAATCACAATTCcaaattctttctttctgtcacaTTCATTTTCAGTCAGTTCTGGTCTGGTTTCCAGAGTGCCACCTTCTCAGCTGATTGTATTtgtgttctccttcctcttctgcctttctttgcctgctctgtttgtctctcagtgtctctctggagccagagcagctcccaccAAAGGCCCTCCCCTGATTTTGTTCCCAATCCACCAGCTAAAACAACCATGGATGAGGTGATGAAGGCTGGCAGTGAAATGTCACTGGAAGATCTTGCAGCACTTGGCTTTTGGCTCCTTCCTGAGAGCTTTGCCTTCAAGGGCAGGAACATTTTCTCCTTGCTGGGAACTGATATTCCAGATGCCTGGAGAGTGTGCTGTGGATGCCAGAGGGGCATTCCCGAGGCTTGCAGGGTGCTGGTCCTGCTGTGCCTCCCacgggagctgtgcagggccaggagacaaggtgcagcagctgggtgggttcccagagcagacagcaaaggctgctttgctggacatttcccagcacattcccagctggaagcagagggaggaaggaaagggaagcgAGTCCCTGCCAGAAGCCCAGAAggattggggtgggaagggaccctgccCGTGGGTTAGTGGGCTGAAAGCCAAGTGGAGCAAGACCTTACAATGccatctccctgccagcctgtgctgctgacagGAGCAGGGTGCCACTTTAGCCCTCTGTGGGTGGGACCAAACTGTGCATTCCACTCCCCTTATCTCATTTCTGATGAGCTGTTCATGATGGGTCctttgcaggagctgcccagtgcACCCCCGACCCCTCAGGCTATGAGGAGCTGGCTGTTAAATGAGATAAGGAAGGAAAGGCAAACCCTGGGAGGCAGggcagtgtttctttttctgcacaCCAATGACTCAGCTGGGATAACTCCCTCCGGGGTagcagcagcacagtcccacccAGCCTGAGGGCTCACCTCTGCTGATGGGCCATCATGGACTGAATGGCCCCAGCACAATGGGCAGCTGCAAGGACTGAGACCATCAAggctcccaaaatatcccatgaCTCCCAGGATGACATCATTCCATTGTGAAACTGCCcaccctgggggaggggctaagcattcccacctgaacCTGAGCATATAAAATCTGGGTTTGAGGCCTTCTGGCAACACTCAAgagatccagggcaggagcagaactcCAACAGGACTGTGGCCACTGCTGTCGACATGACTGCACCCATCACTTGGACAGGACAGTGTGTCTACCACTGCAACcaacaggttttgttttctttccttttgctttgcatGCAGCGGGACCAGGTGGTGCTCAGCACAGGAACTAAGCACCACCGTTCTGCTCTTGTCCCAGGGTGCCTGGTTATACTCAGCCTTTGTGGGTTACAGCTGTATCATGGTATTTCTTGTCATCTCTTTGGTGAATTTTAACTCTCACCTTAATCTCTCTTGGGGCAGATCAGTGGGGTTCATTTCTCATGCCAGTTCAATCCAGCACGGTCTTTGAGAGGATTTTACAGTCATGATATGCCCGGTGACTTCTAAGAAGGACTAAGCCAACCCCTAAGAAGGACTAAACCAACCCCTAAGCCAACACACTCACACCTTGTTTTTCCctccaaaccaggatttcccactCCCAAACCTTGGCCAGATGGAGGCGGAGGCtgtgagaaagaggaagatgccccgggacacccaggcaggtgaggaggaagtccctgccccttttccctctctcctgctccatctcccagcccagcatcgcccccggctgcaggacaaccccgctgccgacgccgtcctgccggggacggactggggggatctccttccccttccctgtggcacggagtcaaatcccatcctctccttgtccttcctcccccagatgaggagctgaggatggagcccagggaggacaaatccccgtggcagaacctggtggaagaggccatttTGAGCCTCTCCACAGTGGAGGAAAACCACCGGAGAtcccgcaggaggaggggctgcaaacgtagcccagggagctgtgaggaggaaagacccaccctgtgccaggaaggcggccggagatccAGCCAGCATTCAAATGTGGTGGTCCATGAGCAGCGTCACGCTAGGGAGAAACGCTACAAATGCTTGGAATGTtcgaagagcttcagccagagctccgACTTGATCCACCACCAGTTGATCCAtactggggaacggccctacgtgtgtggggaatgtgggaagagcttcagacagagctccagcctgatccAACACCGGTTGATTCATACTGGGGAACGGCTCTatgtgtgtggggaatgtgggaagagcttcagacagagctccagcctgattCGCCACCAGAAGATCCACACTGACGAGAGGCCATACGAGTGTGGcgaatgtgggaagaggtttcagaccagctccagaGTTCTCCTgcaccagcggattcacacagatgagaggcccttccgctgccccgactgcgggGAGTGCTTCAGGTacagctgcagcctcagcaggCACAAACgaatccacactggggagaggccctacgagtgtcctgagtgtgggaagagcttcaggcagAGATGTCACCTTATCtaccaccagaggatccacactggggagaggccctacgagtgtcctgagtgtgggaagagctttatCCAGAGCTCTCACTTGACCAAACACCAACGGAGCCACcagtaagggaagccctgcgggTGCCCCGAGTGCAGGAAGGGCTTTGTGTACTGCTCCAACTTCATCTCGCAGCAGAGGATCCCTGTGGGGTGATGCTCAGTGACCCTCGTTGGGCAGAGACCTGGTGACCCCTGTTCCAGATGATCCCCATTGTTGGGGAGGATGTTTGCGAGATTTATTTCGCTTCTCATTCTCGTGCTCTGATTTCATTGCTAATAAATGcaatccctgtccccagactGGGTCCGTTTTTCCGTGCTGGTGGTTTGGGTGGGagctctcctggtccttatctcagctcctgggccttTCCTCAGCCAACCAAAGAAGTCACTAAACAATTTTGAGCCACTCTGAGCTTTTCTCACTGATGACTGCCCAGGTGCCAGGCAGATCTGCTGCACCCACACCTCCCCACCTGGGGCATCctcacccccagtgccccccgggAGCAGAAttaagggagagaggggaggtttCAGCACTTGCTcagagctggggatggggcagctggggccatactggtggcactggtggtgctgggagccccctggCCACAGGCATGGAGCTCTCAGGTGAGCTGAGAGGGTGGGAAGAGGAGGCCAGGTATGGTGGGAaaggtggggagaggagggaaaatgggtGTGTGGGACCCATAAAATGAGTTGGAGGGGGAGTGGGACCCCCTAAAGACAGAATGGGAAGGGGGCTGGGGACTGGGGGATGATGGGATAGGCATGGGAAAGCTTAGAAATTGGGGAATGGAAGGGTGGGATCTCAAAACTGGGCAGGAGGGGACCGGGGATTGGGAGGATTGTGTGAAAGGGTTGGGAAAGGGTTAAAAGGGgggactgggacccccaaactgatgggggctggggctggcagctggggattgatgggaaaggaggggagaaaacagaaaaagggtGGAAATGAGGGTGGGACTGTGGGAAGGAAGGTCCCATGGCAGCCATGGAGCAAGGGGTTGTGGAGTGGGGATCTGGGGTGGCCCCCTGAGCTCTTGGCTTGCTGTGGGGttctgggggctgctgggggggcaTCCCCTCACCTCTGTCCTGTATAGACAGGGCTCTTCCAGCACATGGTAAAGTCTGAGTGTCACGTCATTAATGGTACCAAACAGGTGAGGTTCATGGTGAggttcagctccagcctggagcagctcctgcacttggaCAGCAACATGAGGCACATCATGGGGGACACGCTGTATGGGGAGAAACAGGCCCGCTACTGGAAcactgtcctggggtgatgttatgaggctgctttattccttaaccctccgctcaatgcccaaggatgCTGTGTCTTTAGGATGGACCTGGGGGTGGGGCCAGAGCCACGGGACGTGGGTGAGGGTCAGTTCAATGGCTccggggctctgaggtctcggCAGGGCCTTGGAGGGAGTGAGCTGGGAGTGTTGTGCGActcc
Encoded proteins:
- the LOC138102515 gene encoding olfactory receptor 14C36-like, which produces MTLKCPWPDTAMSNSSSISHFLLLPLADTWQLQLLHFCLFLGISLAALLANGLIISAGACGQHLHSPMFFFLLSLALTDLGSICTTVPKAMHNSLWGTRHISYTGCAAQVFLIVFFLGTQDFLLTLMCYDRYVSICKALGSRPCAHMAAASWASGFLTALLHTANTFSLPLCQDNALGQFFCEIPHILRLSCSDTYLREFGLLAFSTFPFLGCFVFMLFSYVQIFRAMLRIPSEQGRHKAFCTCLPHLAVVSLFLSTGTFAHLKPPSISSPSLDVVVSVLYSVVPPALNPLIYSLRNQELKDALRKMMTVSFQKQ